One stretch of Zingiber officinale cultivar Zhangliang chromosome 6B, Zo_v1.1, whole genome shotgun sequence DNA includes these proteins:
- the LOC121990922 gene encoding calcium-dependent protein kinase 5-like has protein sequence MLCSKPSERLTAHQVLCHPWICDHGVAPDRALDPAVLSRLKQFSAMNKLKKMALRVIAESLSEEEIAGLREMFKAMDTDNSGSITFDELKAGFRRYGSTLKDTEIRDLMEAADVDNSGTIDYGEFIAATVHLNKLERKEHLAAAFSYFDKDGSGYITVDELQEACKEHNMTDAFLEDIIKEVDQDNDGRIDYGEFVAMMQKGTMGLGLGRRTMRNSLNKSMRNSLNISMRDHKYRCS, from the exons ATGCTATGTTCTAAACCTTCAGAACGCTTGACAGCCCATCAAGTACTAT GTCATCCTTGGATATGTGATCATGGAGTTGCTCCTGATCGAGCACTTGATCCGGCAGTTCTTTCTCGCCTCAAACAATTCTCTGCAATGAATAAGTTAAAGAAGATGGCTTTGCGA GTTATAGCGGAAAGCCTTTCGGAGGAAGAGATTGccggattaagagaaatgttcaAGGCAATGGACACAGACAACAGTGGGTCAATTACCTTTGATGAGCTTAAAGCAGGTTTCAGAAGATATGGTTCGACTTTAAAGGATACAGAGATTCGTGATCTTATGGAAGCA GCAGATGTGGACAACAGCGGAACCATCGACTATGGTGAATTCATTGCTGCGACAGTACATCTTAACAAGCTAGAGCGCAAGGAACACTTGGCGGCGGCTTTTTCATACTTCGACAAGGATGGAAGTGGTTATATCACAGTTGACGAGCTTCAAGAAGCTTGCAAAGAGCATAATATGACTGATGCTTTTCTCGAAGACATCATTAAAGAAGTGGATCAGGATAAT GATGGTCGCATTGATTACGGTGAGTTTGTTGCTATGATGCAAAAGGGTACCATGGGATTGGGACTCGGTCGGCGGACAATGAGGAATAGTTTAAACAAAAGCATGAGGAATAGTTTAAACATAAGCATGAGGGATCACAAATACCGTTGCAGTTGA